A window from Triticum aestivum cultivar Chinese Spring chromosome 6D, IWGSC CS RefSeq v2.1, whole genome shotgun sequence encodes these proteins:
- the LOC123145354 gene encoding dof zinc finger protein 4, translating into MQDFQSIPGLAGRLFGGAAAADIRRVQGPASRCGVFSQAASAQPEAAVKCPRCESTNTKFCYYNNYNLSQPRHFCKSCRRYWTKGGVLRNVPVGGGCRKAKRSSSSASAPSTPAATDAKSQRRASSSSSSRSNSGSGSASPTANGEDTPTTTTDPPPATPSSNSNANAVSFASRMTNYPFAADVPPPAPIFADQAAALASLFAPPPPPPLPVFSFSAEPKMEEAIGSLLLPGQEPAQEPEEPTCTSTVADMAPFMSLDAGIFELGDASPADYWNGGSCWTDVQDPSVYLP; encoded by the coding sequence ATGCAAGACTTCCAGTCCATCCCGGGCCTCGCCGGGCGGCTGTTCGGCGGCGCGGCCGCGGCAGACATCCGGCGCGTGCAGGGCCCGGCGTCCCGGTGCGGCGTGTTCTCGCAGGCGGCGTCCGCGCAGCCGGAGGCGGCCGTCAAGTGCCCGCGGTGCGAGTCCACCAACACCAAGTTCTGCTACTACAACAACTACAACTTGTCGCAGCCGCGCCACTTCTGCAAGAGCTGCCGCCGGTACTGGACCAAGGGCGGCGTCCTCCGCAACGTCCCCGTCGGCGGCGGCTGCCGCAAGGCCAAGCGCAGCTCGTCGTCGGCGTCGGCACCGTCGACGCCCGCGGCCACGGACGCCAAGAGCCAGCGGCGCGCGtcttcgtcgtcctcctcccgctccaacagcggcagcggcagcgcgaGCCCCACGGCCAACGGGGAGGATACACCGACGACGACGACCGACCCCCCTCCGGCCACGCCGTCGTCCAACTCCAACGCCAACGCCGTCTCCTTCGCCAGCCGCATGACGAACTACCCCTTCGCGGCAGACGTGCCACCTCCGGCGCCGATATTCGCCGACCAGGCCGCCGCGCTCGCGTCCCTCTtcgcgccgcctcctccgccgcctctcccgGTGTTCAGCTTCTCGGCGGAGCCGAAGATGGAGGAGGCGATCGGGTCACTGCTGCTCCCTGGGCAGGAGCCGGCGCAGGAGCCAGAGGAGCCCACCTGCACCTCCACCGTCGCCGACATGGCGCCGTTCATGTCCCTGGACGCGGGGATCTTCGAGCTCGGCGACGCGTCGCCGGCCGATTACTGGAACGGCGGGAGCTGCTGGACGGACGTCCAGGACCCGTCCGTCTACCTACCCTAG